The following proteins are encoded in a genomic region of Triticum dicoccoides isolate Atlit2015 ecotype Zavitan chromosome 1B, WEW_v2.0, whole genome shotgun sequence:
- the LOC119323114 gene encoding cysteine-rich receptor-like protein kinase 2: protein MQPRPGRPRGRHSLRPAAADVLRCVVLAGAIAVVAAGANADAAPAILDTVCGSKQAADPESFDVSFVNTLELIYQNVTRSGFGAASSGSGNFSVFGLGQCLAYLSPTDCQLCYAQSRVKLPHCLPSDGGRIYVDGCFLRYGAGNFTAAATDASDTFVCSNDTAPATPAFAAAAAALVRNVTASAPGARGYYYARSASASAMPTGARVYAAAQCWRSLNATACAACTASARDRVVRQCLPGAAEGYGLNAGCVVRYSTQPFYLPAKAGGGGGSSTRHIIIIVFASILSAMAVIGIVFIWTRMRPRRDDLHDDMDGSGEIIRTIMLSQLGFRYEELRKATDDFNQINKLGQGGYGSVYKGVLPDGREIAVKRLYLNTRQWTDQFFNEVKLVSQVQHKNLVKLLGCSVEGPESLLVYEYLCNTSLDHYLFDAFKKNALDWERRSEIVLGAAEGLSYLHSGSEVRIIHRDIKASNVMLDERFRPKIGDFGLARNFMEDQTHLSTGLAGTFGYMAPEYIVHGQLTEKADIYSYGVLVLEIVTGRKNHNSVASSAEGLSLMSQLWKHYNAGTLMEILDPNLRDQCSEAEALKVFQVGLLCAQASPNLRPPMWKVVEMLGSGDRVLPRPTEPPFINVKGSNAKSESSGSSMSLMSNSDKSPFSTNQLSVSGVQAR from the exons ATGCAACCACGTCCCGGAAGACCCCGCGGCCGCCACTCCCTGCGCCCGGCCGCGGCGGACGTGCTCCGGTGCGTCGTCCTCGCCGGGGCCATCGCCGTCGTGGCCGCGGGCGCGAACGCGGACGCGGCGCCGGCGATCCTGGACACGGTGTGCGGGTCCAAGCAGGCGGCCGACCCGGAGTCGTTCGACGTGAGCTTCGTCAACACCCTGGAGCTCATCTACCAGAACGTGACGCGGTCCGGCTTCGgcgccgcctcctccggctccggcaacTTCTCCGTCTTCGGGCTCGGCCAGTGCCTCGCCTACCTCTCCCCGACCGACTGCCAGCTCTGCTACGCGCAGAGCCGCGTGAAGCTGCCCCACTGCCTCCCGTCCGACGGCGGCCGCATCTACGTCGACGGCTGCTTCCTCCGCTACGGCGCCGGCAacttcaccgccgccgccaccgacgccagcGACACGTTCGTCTGCTCCAACGACACCGCGCCGGCAACCCCGGCGTTCGCTGCCGCGGCGGCCGCGCTGGTGCGCAACGTCACGGCATCCGCGCCGGGGGCGAGGGGGTACTACTACGCcaggtcggcgtcggcgtcggcgatgCCGACCGGCGCGCGGGTGTACGCGGCAGCGCAGTGCTGGAGGTCGCTGAACGCCACCGCGTGCGCGGCATGCACGGCGAGCGCGCGCGACCGGGTGGTACGGCAGTGCCTTCCCGGCGCCGCCGAGGGGTACGGGCTCAACGCCGGCTGCGTCGTCAGGTACTCCACGCAGCCCTTCTACCTGCCGGCcaaagccggcggcggcggcgggtcatCCA CCCGGCACATAATCATCATCGTCTTCGCCTCCATCCTCTCCGCCATGGCAGTCATCGGCATAGTATTCATCTGGACACGAATGAGGCCCAGGAGAGACGACCTCCACGACG ACATGGACGGCTCCGGCGAGATCATCCGCACCATCATGTTGTCGCAGCTCGGCTTCCGGTATGAGGAGCTGCGCAAGGCGACCGATGACTTCAATCAGATCAACAAGCTCGGCCAGGGCGGCTACGGTTCAGTTTACAAG GGTGTGCTTCCGGATGGCCGGGAGATCGCCGTGAAGCGGCTCTACCTCAACACGCGGCAGTGGACCGACCAGTTCTTCAACGAGGTGAAGCTCGTCAGCCAGGTGCAGCACAAGAACCTCGTCAAGCTCCTCGGGTGCAGCGTCgagggccccgagagcctcctcgtctACGAGTACCTCTGCAACACCAGCCTCGATCACTACCTCTTtg ACGCTTTCAAAAAGAACGCGTTGGACTGGGAGCGGCGGTCGGAGATTGTCCTCGGGGCGGCGGAGGGTTTGTCATACCTCCACAGTGGCTCCGAGGTCAGGATCATACATAGGGACATAAAGGCCAGCAATGTGATGTTGGATGAGAGGTTCAGGCCTAAGATCGGCGATTTCGGCCTGGCGAGGAACTTCATGGAAGATCAGACCCACCTCAGCACCGGCCTTGCAGGAACATT TGGATATATGGCCCCGGAGTACATCGTACACGGGCAGCTGACGGAGAAGGCCGACATCTACAGCTACGGCGTGCTGGTCCTTGAGATCGTCACCGGCCGCAAGAACCACAACTCCGTGGCGTCATCGGCCGAGGGACTGTCCCTCATGTCACAG TTATGGAAGCACTACAACGCCGGCACACTGATGGAGATCCTGGACCCGAACCTCCGCGACCAATGCTCGGAGGCGGAAGCTCTCAAGGTGTTCCAAGTCGGGTTGCTGTGCGCGCAGGCGTCGCCGAACCTCAGACCGCCGATGTGGAAGGTGGTGGAGATGCTGGGAAGTGGTGACAGGGTGTTGCCCCGGCCTACCGAGCCTCCGTTCATCAACGTGAAGGGGTCGAACGCGAAGAGCGAAAGCTCGGGGTCATCAATGTCTCTGATGTCGAACTCCGACAAGTCGCCGTTCTCGACGAACCAGCTGTCGGTGAGTGGGGTGCAGGCCAGGTGA